In Spirochaeta thermophila DSM 6578, the following proteins share a genomic window:
- a CDS encoding glycoside hydrolase family 30 beta sandwich domain-containing protein yields the protein MVLDTEGGPNHAGNFCDAPVLVDIEGKEVFPQSSYYYIGHLSRWCRPGSRRIEVTVPEAGDEGSSSGGRFWEQRDLALGVRDPEGRIVLVLYNSRDVSIMYSVRRKGDRGEFRHVCPPHSIQTVILEA from the coding sequence GTGGTGCTCGATACGGAAGGGGGTCCGAATCACGCAGGAAACTTCTGCGACGCACCGGTGCTCGTGGATATCGAGGGGAAGGAGGTCTTCCCTCAATCCTCGTACTACTACATAGGTCACCTCTCACGGTGGTGTCGTCCCGGGAGCAGGAGAATCGAGGTCACCGTTCCCGAGGCCGGGGATGAGGGTTCATCCTCCGGTGGTCGCTTCTGGGAACAACGGGATCTGGCATTGGGGGTGCGGGATCCCGAGGGGAGGATCGTGTTGGTCTTGTACAATTCGCGTGATGTCTCCATCATGTACTCGGTTCGAAGGAAGGGGGACCGTGGAGAATTCCGACATGTCTGTCCTCCTCATTCGATCCAGACCGTGATCCTGGAGGCCTGA
- a CDS encoding glycoside hydrolase family 16 protein, translated as MRRYLPYLAPLMLVLMLVVACEGGIVNLSGDLVSRAAFESGCDYVDADTARIWVNAADAGWADVHYRVNSGGQLNVRMNREGTYFWYDVNGLSEGDVIDYWFTIGFNAGAQDTGWYSYTHTAGGSTPTPTPPPSGDWVLIWSDEFEGSSLDTSNWTPEIGGSGWGNNELEYYTDRPENIQVSGGYLQIIARRESYGGMNYTSARLKTENKVYHTYGRIEARIRLSRIGMGLWPAFWMLGNNFSQVSWPACGEIDIMEHINTEDVVYGTIHWDAGGYASYGGNISPVDVTQWHVYSIEWDASSIKWFVDGVQYHEANIENSINSTEEFHRPFFILLNVAIGGNWPGFTIDDSIFPVTMYVDWVRWYQR; from the coding sequence ATGAGACGTTATCTTCCGTACCTTGCCCCCCTCATGCTCGTGCTTATGCTGGTTGTAGCATGCGAAGGGGGGATCGTCAACCTGAGTGGAGACCTGGTCTCCCGTGCCGCCTTTGAGAGCGGGTGCGACTATGTGGACGCCGACACCGCCCGTATCTGGGTCAATGCTGCCGATGCGGGGTGGGCGGACGTGCACTATAGGGTGAACAGTGGGGGACAGCTCAATGTCCGCATGAACCGGGAGGGCACCTACTTTTGGTACGACGTGAACGGGCTCTCCGAGGGTGATGTGATCGACTACTGGTTCACCATCGGGTTCAACGCGGGTGCGCAGGATACGGGCTGGTATTCCTACACGCACACCGCGGGTGGGAGCACCCCCACACCCACGCCACCTCCGTCTGGTGACTGGGTGCTCATCTGGAGCGACGAGTTCGAGGGCTCGTCCCTGGATACCTCCAACTGGACGCCCGAGATAGGGGGAAGTGGTTGGGGGAACAACGAGCTCGAATACTATACCGACAGGCCCGAGAACATACAGGTGAGCGGCGGGTATCTTCAGATCATCGCCCGTAGGGAGTCGTACGGCGGGATGAATTACACCTCCGCCAGGCTCAAGACCGAAAACAAGGTGTATCACACCTATGGGAGGATCGAGGCCCGTATCCGCCTCTCTCGCATCGGAATGGGGCTTTGGCCCGCGTTCTGGATGCTGGGAAACAACTTTTCACAGGTGAGCTGGCCCGCCTGTGGCGAGATCGATATCATGGAGCACATCAACACCGAAGATGTCGTGTACGGAACCATCCACTGGGACGCGGGCGGATATGCCTCTTACGGCGGCAATATTTCCCCCGTCGATGTGACCCAGTGGCACGTGTACTCCATCGAATGGGATGCCTCGTCCATCAAGTGGTTCGTCGATGGCGTGCAGTACCACGAGGCGAACATAGAGAACAGTATCAACAGCACCGAGGAGTTCCACCGTCCGTTCTTCATCCTCCTCAATGTCGCGATCGGGGGCAACTGGCCGGGCTTCACCATAGACGACAGCATCTTCCCGGTGACCATGTATGTCGACTGGGTGAGGTGGTACCAGAGGTGA
- a CDS encoding ABC transporter substrate-binding protein → MRRYLLLIVGLVLVLTGCGGPAQKAEKTQVRWFVGLGAGTDEPTIAAQEEIVKRYNESQDEIELVLEIVPNNQAYQTLATELSGGNAPDVVGPVGIRGRDSFKGAWIDLQPLVDKYQFDLSIFDAPMVDFYRNPGEGLLGLPFAIYPSFLYVNEELFEEAGIPLPPTEYGQPYVDENGKSWPWDMDTVKRIAVKLTVDQNGNDPSSPEFDPQNIVQWGFGIQWTDARGIGTLFGPGTFVAPDGGAQIPPHWAEGWKWVYDGMWKSHFYPNGPYGSSDLLKNGDWFSSGRVAMVHCHLWYAGFAEINFKWNVYPVPAYKGRTTAKMHADTFLITKQSKNPDAAFKVLSYLVDDVAGDLCAVYGGMPAKKELQGDFLDTFFAKRWPDQEFNLKVIQDSIQFADNPNHESWMPSFQEANTRYNQFTDLIFNNPDVDVDAEIQKLKEDLDKIFRAAQQ, encoded by the coding sequence ATGAGACGGTATCTGCTCCTCATTGTAGGCCTCGTCCTGGTCCTTACCGGGTGTGGGGGACCGGCACAGAAGGCTGAGAAGACCCAGGTTCGATGGTTCGTCGGTCTGGGTGCGGGCACCGATGAGCCTACTATCGCTGCCCAGGAAGAAATCGTAAAGCGGTACAACGAGTCGCAGGATGAGATCGAGCTCGTCCTCGAGATCGTTCCCAACAACCAGGCGTATCAGACCCTGGCCACCGAGCTCTCGGGAGGGAACGCTCCCGATGTGGTGGGGCCTGTGGGCATCAGAGGACGGGACAGCTTCAAGGGGGCGTGGATCGACCTCCAGCCGCTCGTGGACAAGTACCAGTTCGACCTTTCCATCTTCGACGCGCCGATGGTGGATTTCTATCGGAATCCCGGAGAGGGACTCCTCGGACTTCCGTTTGCCATCTATCCCTCGTTCCTCTATGTGAACGAGGAACTCTTCGAAGAGGCGGGAATTCCGCTCCCACCCACTGAATACGGTCAGCCATATGTGGATGAAAACGGCAAGAGCTGGCCGTGGGATATGGACACGGTGAAACGGATCGCCGTGAAGCTCACCGTAGATCAGAACGGAAACGACCCTTCGAGCCCCGAATTCGATCCTCAGAACATCGTGCAGTGGGGGTTCGGTATTCAATGGACCGACGCGAGAGGCATCGGCACGCTCTTCGGCCCCGGCACCTTCGTGGCCCCGGATGGAGGAGCACAGATTCCTCCTCACTGGGCTGAGGGTTGGAAGTGGGTGTATGACGGCATGTGGAAGAGCCACTTCTATCCCAACGGTCCTTACGGGTCGAGCGACCTCCTGAAGAACGGAGACTGGTTCTCCTCCGGCAGGGTGGCCATGGTCCACTGTCATCTCTGGTACGCGGGATTCGCCGAGATCAATTTCAAGTGGAACGTCTATCCCGTGCCTGCCTACAAGGGAAGGACGACCGCCAAGATGCATGCCGACACCTTCCTCATCACGAAGCAGTCGAAGAACCCCGATGCTGCCTTCAAGGTGCTCTCCTATCTGGTGGACGACGTGGCAGGTGATCTCTGTGCGGTTTACGGCGGCATGCCTGCGAAAAAAGAGCTTCAGGGTGATTTCCTCGACACCTTTTTCGCCAAGCGATGGCCGGATCAGGAGTTCAATCTGAAGGTGATCCAGGACAGCATCCAGTTCGCCGACAACCCCAACCACGAGAGCTGGATGCCCAGCTTCCAGGAGGCGAATACCCGGTACAACCAGTTCACGGATCTCATCTTCAACAACCCCGATGTGGACGTCGATGCGGAGATCCAGAAGCTGAAAGAGGATCTGGACAAGATCTTCAGGGCTGCTCAGCAGTGA
- a CDS encoding glycoside hydrolase family 30 protein, which translates to MNEAVLYESSYVTGTRLTHLRPEERSPASVSRSSYIEREVVFDPSQEYQRILGFGGALTEASGYVLSLLPDKERERVIRMYFDRREGHGYTFARTHMNSCDFSFGNWAFVEKEDPSLSSFDLAPSRRYQLPLVKDAWRVSGGLRLLVSPWSPPAWMKDNREMCHGGKLLPEYYPVWARYFVSFIRALQGEGLDVWGVTVQNEPEAVQTWESCIYTGEEEGRFVRDHLVPTFRGAGLEGKKVLIWDHNRDRLPERVEESFGLEGVREVVDGVAYHWYSGPQYGNVEETSSRIDGKLLVFTEGCIEGGARPGEWWVGERYGYEMIQDLLHGVKAWIDWGIVKGEC; encoded by the coding sequence TTGAACGAGGCAGTGCTCTACGAGTCTTCGTATGTCACAGGAACGCGTCTTACCCATTTGCGTCCGGAAGAACGCAGCCCGGCGTCTGTGTCACGGTCATCGTATATCGAGCGGGAGGTGGTGTTCGATCCCTCGCAGGAGTATCAGCGCATACTCGGCTTCGGTGGGGCGCTCACCGAGGCATCAGGATACGTGCTTTCTCTGTTACCGGACAAGGAGAGGGAACGGGTGATCCGGATGTACTTCGATCGAAGGGAGGGGCACGGGTATACCTTTGCGAGGACGCACATGAACAGCTGTGACTTCTCGTTCGGGAACTGGGCCTTCGTGGAGAAGGAGGACCCCTCCCTCTCTTCGTTCGACCTGGCTCCTTCCCGACGGTACCAGCTTCCGCTCGTGAAGGATGCGTGGAGGGTCTCGGGTGGTCTTCGTCTTCTCGTCTCCCCCTGGAGCCCGCCAGCCTGGATGAAGGACAACCGAGAGATGTGCCACGGGGGGAAGCTCCTTCCGGAATACTACCCTGTGTGGGCGCGGTACTTCGTCTCCTTCATCAGGGCTCTTCAAGGGGAAGGGCTCGACGTGTGGGGCGTGACGGTCCAGAACGAGCCCGAGGCGGTCCAGACATGGGAGTCGTGTATCTACACCGGTGAGGAGGAAGGACGGTTCGTCAGGGATCACCTGGTGCCGACGTTCAGAGGGGCCGGCCTGGAAGGGAAAAAGGTGCTCATCTGGGACCACAACAGGGACAGGCTTCCGGAACGAGTGGAGGAGAGTTTCGGACTCGAGGGGGTGAGGGAGGTGGTGGACGGAGTGGCGTATCACTGGTACTCCGGTCCTCAGTATGGTAACGTGGAGGAGACCTCTTCCCGCATCGATGGCAAGCTCCTCGTGTTCACCGAGGGATGCATCGAGGGAGGGGCGAGGCCGGGTGAGTGGTGGGTGGGGGAGCGGTACGGCTACGAGATGATCCAAGACCTCCTCCACGGGGTCAAGGCGTGGATCGACTGGGGGATTGTCAAGGGGGAGTGTTGA
- a CDS encoding IS256 family transposase, protein MKRGNTRTLIETQYTLSDLMKQVEDQLREEVRHTYKTYLEHLLETLREEAVGRPRYARGEPEKGQYYRYGYRKWKSVQTPWGPIEEVRVPRIRTGGGKEVKLVTYEQRLVALAEQLLLGYVGGMSARTWAILLRELGIGEAHPQTLLRLIKRLREEKEQWRRRSLRGVKALVLDGVWAKRRGRGQKKLVVLSAVGVKEDGSHELLDWVVAEQEDQASYERLLTRLYERGLHEVELVVADEAEGIRQAVETVYPEAKKQVCLWHLQGTLEQKLLQDMGERKGKNADLQKERRAFRAEYWKLFEAGGKEDAARALEAFVKKWAAKAPRMTASLLWRKDRLFSYLELPYEWKEKVRTSNLAENMFRHMRSFLRRYPGYMSHAHADEVVGLYVVGMQVIQEVGRRTPYQLQLNFNTPP, encoded by the coding sequence ATGAAGCGTGGTAACACACGCACACTGATTGAGACACAGTATACCCTCTCTGATCTGATGAAACAAGTGGAAGACCAGCTACGGGAGGAGGTGCGCCACACCTACAAGACGTACCTGGAACACCTCCTTGAGACGCTGAGAGAGGAGGCAGTAGGACGACCACGATATGCACGAGGGGAGCCTGAGAAAGGGCAGTACTACCGGTACGGCTACAGAAAGTGGAAGAGCGTGCAGACCCCCTGGGGGCCGATCGAGGAGGTACGCGTGCCCCGCATTCGCACCGGCGGGGGGAAGGAGGTAAAGCTGGTGACCTACGAGCAGAGGCTCGTGGCCCTCGCCGAGCAGCTCCTTCTCGGGTATGTGGGAGGGATGAGCGCGCGGACGTGGGCCATCCTGTTACGGGAGCTGGGGATAGGCGAGGCTCACCCGCAGACACTCCTGCGGCTCATAAAGCGTCTTCGTGAGGAGAAGGAGCAGTGGCGGAGGAGGTCCCTTAGAGGAGTGAAGGCCCTTGTGCTGGATGGAGTGTGGGCAAAGAGGCGTGGGAGGGGTCAGAAGAAGCTGGTTGTCCTGAGTGCCGTGGGGGTGAAGGAGGACGGATCTCATGAGCTCCTCGACTGGGTCGTTGCGGAGCAGGAGGACCAGGCGAGCTACGAGCGACTCCTTACCAGGCTCTATGAGCGAGGGCTTCATGAGGTGGAGCTGGTGGTGGCCGATGAGGCTGAGGGGATCCGGCAGGCCGTGGAGACGGTGTATCCTGAGGCGAAGAAGCAGGTATGCCTCTGGCACCTGCAGGGTACGCTTGAGCAGAAGCTCCTGCAGGACATGGGGGAACGGAAGGGGAAGAACGCAGACCTCCAGAAGGAGAGGCGAGCTTTTCGAGCGGAGTACTGGAAGCTCTTTGAGGCAGGAGGGAAGGAGGACGCAGCACGTGCGTTGGAGGCATTCGTGAAGAAGTGGGCGGCGAAGGCTCCCCGGATGACGGCCTCCCTCCTGTGGCGGAAGGACCGGCTTTTCTCCTATCTGGAGTTACCCTATGAGTGGAAGGAGAAGGTGAGGACGAGCAACCTTGCGGAGAACATGTTTCGGCACATGAGAAGCTTTCTACGGAGGTATCCTGGGTATATGAGCCATGCCCATGCAGATGAGGTGGTAGGCCTCTACGTGGTGGGCATGCAGGTGATACAAGAGGTGGGGAGACGCACCCCTTATCAGCTCCAGCTCAATTTCAACACTCCCCCTTGA
- a CDS encoding LacI family DNA-binding transcriptional regulator, which yields MVTQKDVARLAGVSFMTVSRVINNKGNVRPETRRRVEEAIRVLGYSPSFVGKALNQGRTDTVAIMTPARFDDTMGSLYLMRVIRGISLACRQYQQDILLSPLTLEDPSFDYLRPYRQRKVDGLIYVGLQRMPPQVREEIHKRKIPCVVIGDRPEDEDLSWVDTDNERAGYDTVMRMWKRGHRRILFVGLKSEFYNANIRDREAGYRRAMRELSGKEVPDEYLIRTGYHQEEVAGAVEEAFAALSDKPTALFCATDEMALGAFVGLRRVGLRVPEDVSVVGFDGFLKDLGISPTLASNEQPLVDMGRKAAEILYKHICNPSAPRETHIFPVYPLEGETLQSVVD from the coding sequence ATGGTCACACAGAAAGATGTCGCCCGGCTTGCAGGGGTCTCCTTCATGACCGTCTCGCGCGTCATCAACAACAAGGGAAATGTGCGACCGGAGACACGCAGGCGGGTGGAGGAGGCGATCCGGGTGCTGGGGTATTCCCCCAGTTTCGTGGGGAAGGCCCTCAACCAGGGACGCACGGACACCGTGGCCATCATGACTCCTGCTCGTTTCGACGACACGATGGGGAGCCTCTATCTCATGAGGGTGATACGGGGGATATCCCTCGCCTGCAGACAGTACCAGCAGGATATCCTCCTCTCGCCTCTCACCCTCGAGGACCCCTCGTTTGATTACTTAAGGCCCTACAGACAACGGAAGGTGGATGGGCTCATCTATGTGGGACTCCAGAGGATGCCTCCTCAGGTACGTGAGGAGATCCACAAGCGGAAAATCCCCTGCGTGGTGATAGGCGACCGACCTGAGGATGAAGATCTCTCGTGGGTCGACACCGACAACGAGCGGGCGGGATACGACACGGTGATGAGGATGTGGAAGCGTGGACACAGGCGGATCCTGTTCGTAGGTCTCAAGTCGGAGTTCTACAACGCCAATATACGCGACAGGGAAGCCGGCTACCGGAGGGCGATGCGGGAGCTCTCCGGAAAGGAAGTGCCGGATGAGTATCTCATCAGAACGGGCTACCATCAAGAAGAGGTCGCCGGTGCAGTGGAGGAAGCATTCGCTGCTCTGAGCGATAAGCCGACGGCCCTCTTCTGCGCCACCGACGAGATGGCCTTGGGTGCGTTTGTAGGACTCAGGAGGGTGGGCCTCCGGGTCCCGGAGGATGTGTCGGTGGTGGGGTTCGACGGGTTCCTGAAGGACCTCGGCATCTCTCCTACCCTCGCCTCGAACGAGCAACCGCTCGTGGACATGGGGAGGAAGGCCGCCGAGATCCTCTACAAGCATATCTGTAATCCATCCGCACCCAGGGAGACGCACATCTTTCCGGTATATCCCCTGGAGGGAGAGACTCTACAGTCCGTGGTGGATTGA
- a CDS encoding carbohydrate ABC transporter permease, which translates to MREQRLFLRRVVFTLGVAVLAAVYLLPLMYGLSMSLKTRDQIASAKLSILPLSPGTWEYEGKQYDLYEVPVDGEVRILAMIKRGRTSSVFMDPQQPGEQIIWEGNWRTLDRVWKVDPQWSNFAEAWKATKFPVLLKNTVLYAVITTFGTVLSSLLVAYGFARFSFPGKNVLFVVLMSTIILPSAVTSIPTYAMFYFLGWVGTWLPLMVPAFFSNAYNVFLLRQFLMGIPRELDEAARIDGAGPLRTLFQIIAPQATPAIIAVALFHFFFAWNDFFGPLIYLSGKGDLYPISIGLTVFNNMYTSQNHLIQAAALIASVIPLVVFAFAQRVFMQRLIDTGVFK; encoded by the coding sequence ATGAGAGAACAACGACTTTTCCTCAGACGAGTCGTCTTCACCCTGGGTGTTGCCGTGCTGGCGGCGGTGTATCTTCTTCCCCTGATGTACGGGTTGTCCATGTCGCTCAAGACGAGGGACCAGATCGCATCCGCGAAACTTTCCATACTTCCTCTTTCCCCCGGGACCTGGGAATACGAAGGAAAGCAGTACGACCTCTATGAGGTTCCCGTGGATGGAGAGGTCCGCATACTCGCCATGATAAAAAGGGGACGGACATCTTCCGTGTTCATGGATCCGCAACAACCGGGTGAGCAGATCATATGGGAGGGGAACTGGAGGACACTCGATCGTGTGTGGAAGGTCGATCCCCAGTGGAGCAACTTCGCCGAGGCGTGGAAGGCGACGAAGTTCCCCGTGCTTCTCAAGAATACCGTGCTCTATGCGGTGATCACCACGTTCGGTACCGTGCTCTCATCGCTCCTCGTGGCCTACGGCTTCGCCCGGTTCAGCTTCCCGGGAAAAAACGTGTTGTTCGTCGTCCTCATGTCGACCATCATCCTCCCCTCGGCGGTGACGTCCATACCCACGTATGCGATGTTCTACTTTCTCGGTTGGGTGGGGACATGGCTCCCCCTCATGGTGCCGGCCTTCTTCTCGAATGCGTACAACGTCTTCCTGCTCAGACAGTTCCTCATGGGTATACCGAGGGAACTCGATGAGGCCGCACGTATCGATGGTGCGGGGCCTCTGAGGACCCTGTTCCAGATCATCGCTCCTCAGGCCACGCCCGCGATCATCGCGGTGGCACTCTTCCACTTTTTCTTCGCCTGGAATGATTTCTTCGGTCCGCTCATCTATCTCTCCGGGAAGGGGGACCTCTATCCGATCTCCATAGGGCTCACGGTGTTCAACAACATGTACACCTCTCAGAACCACTTGATCCAGGCCGCGGCCCTCATCGCGAGTGTGATACCGTTGGTAGTGTTCGCCTTCGCCCAGAGGGTGTTCATGCAGCGTCTCATCGATACGGGGGTGTTCAAGTAA
- a CDS encoding glycoside hydrolase family 30 protein: MGFGASLTESSGYVISTLPQEDRTALLQALFDPEIGLGLNLLRQPMGSPDFALSMYTYDDLPEGEEDFPLSRFSIDRDRRFIIPYLKEALGVNPELLIMASPWSPPAWMKTGQSLIGIEGGRLREDCYEVYARYFVKFVQAYAEEGIPIYAVTPQNEILYAPPTYPGMLMSAEEQARFVSEALGPAFKAAGLGVKIFCYDHNWDGKDVVLEILRHPDALRYLSGVAWHHYGGAPSAMSEVHEHFPDLEMWVTEAGNGRWIGRGSFSATFREGMREAIEIFRNHASALILWNIALDQHNGPIVFENTANHGLVEIVVDSGSRKGRIREPYRSGWYVLGHFSRFVKRGSYRIESNTLAGSVGHVAFVTPSGEIVVVVHNPFFSTQRGVVRIGGSSVFLELPSGAAATIVVR, encoded by the coding sequence ATGGGGTTCGGGGCATCGCTTACCGAATCCTCGGGCTATGTCATCTCCACCTTGCCCCAGGAAGATCGGACGGCCCTCCTCCAGGCCCTCTTCGATCCGGAGATTGGTCTGGGACTCAATCTCCTTCGTCAACCCATGGGATCCCCTGATTTTGCCCTCTCAATGTACACCTATGATGATCTGCCGGAGGGAGAGGAGGACTTTCCACTTTCCAGATTTTCCATAGATCGGGACAGACGTTTCATCATTCCCTACCTCAAAGAGGCACTCGGGGTCAATCCTGAACTCCTCATCATGGCCTCTCCCTGGAGCCCTCCTGCCTGGATGAAGACAGGACAAAGTCTCATAGGAATAGAGGGAGGAAGGCTGAGGGAGGACTGTTATGAGGTGTATGCTCGCTATTTTGTGAAGTTCGTCCAGGCCTACGCGGAGGAAGGAATTCCCATCTATGCGGTCACGCCGCAGAACGAGATCCTCTATGCTCCTCCCACCTATCCGGGAATGCTCATGTCGGCAGAAGAACAGGCCCGGTTTGTTTCAGAGGCCTTGGGTCCTGCGTTCAAGGCAGCGGGCCTTGGGGTGAAGATCTTCTGCTACGATCACAATTGGGATGGGAAGGATGTTGTTCTGGAGATCCTCCGTCACCCCGATGCCTTGCGCTACCTATCGGGGGTTGCCTGGCATCACTACGGGGGAGCGCCCTCAGCGATGAGTGAGGTTCATGAACACTTTCCCGACCTTGAGATGTGGGTAACCGAGGCAGGGAATGGGAGGTGGATTGGGCGGGGTTCATTTTCCGCCACGTTCCGTGAGGGGATGCGAGAGGCGATAGAGATATTCCGCAACCATGCTTCGGCCCTCATTCTTTGGAATATCGCCCTCGATCAGCACAACGGTCCCATCGTGTTTGAGAATACTGCGAATCACGGTCTCGTGGAGATCGTAGTCGATTCAGGGAGCCGAAAGGGCCGGATCCGTGAACCGTACCGGTCAGGCTGGTATGTGCTTGGACACTTCTCTCGGTTCGTGAAGAGGGGATCGTACAGGATCGAATCGAATACCCTCGCAGGGAGTGTAGGCCACGTCGCCTTTGTAACTCCTTCAGGCGAGATCGTGGTGGTGGTGCACAATCCCTTCTTTTCCACCCAACGGGGGGTGGTTCGCATAGGGGGGAGCTCTGTATTCCTTGAGCTGCCTTCCGGGGCTGCAGCCACGATCGTGGTGCGATGA
- a CDS encoding carbohydrate ABC transporter permease, with the protein MSHKERHPLRLWEYRWGLAFIAPWLLGFLIFYLFPMVASFVFSLLDFSLADPAATKFVGFVNWSRAFVEDPEVLASVGRILLFALISLPIGMLFALAVALLLHSRYLLGTRAFRTLFYLPSIVPFVAAVIIWQGVLNEHTGWINLAIEGITGLDVTGTDGIRWLADPRLIYFTYTLIGLWGLGNTIIIFLAGLQGIPIELYEAAEIDGAGPAQQFFSVTLPLITPVVFYNVVIGVIGLMQYFLPPYVINMGSGFPNGMTNFPMIYFYRQAFTYLNMGYGAVIAWIIFFLGLFFTLILFRTSRYWVFYAGGGEES; encoded by the coding sequence ATGAGCCATAAGGAACGACATCCTTTGAGACTGTGGGAATACAGGTGGGGGCTCGCCTTCATCGCGCCCTGGCTCCTGGGTTTCCTGATCTTCTACCTCTTTCCCATGGTCGCATCGTTCGTGTTCTCGCTGCTCGACTTTTCCCTCGCCGATCCTGCGGCCACGAAGTTCGTCGGGTTCGTCAACTGGAGCAGGGCCTTCGTGGAGGATCCAGAGGTCCTGGCTTCGGTTGGACGTATCCTCCTCTTCGCGCTCATCTCCCTTCCCATCGGCATGCTCTTCGCACTCGCCGTGGCCCTGCTCCTCCACAGCAGGTATCTGTTGGGGACGCGGGCTTTCAGGACGCTCTTCTACCTCCCTTCCATCGTGCCCTTCGTGGCGGCCGTGATCATATGGCAGGGGGTGCTCAATGAACACACAGGGTGGATCAACCTCGCGATCGAAGGGATCACCGGTCTCGATGTGACCGGTACCGACGGGATCAGGTGGCTCGCCGATCCGAGACTGATCTACTTCACCTACACGCTCATCGGATTGTGGGGGCTGGGGAACACCATCATCATCTTCCTTGCCGGACTCCAGGGGATTCCCATCGAGCTCTACGAGGCGGCAGAGATCGACGGAGCAGGACCGGCGCAGCAGTTCTTCAGCGTCACGCTTCCTCTCATCACACCGGTGGTGTTCTACAATGTGGTGATAGGGGTGATAGGTCTCATGCAGTACTTCCTGCCGCCCTATGTGATCAACATGGGGAGCGGATTCCCGAATGGAATGACCAACTTCCCCATGATCTACTTCTACCGGCAGGCCTTCACCTATCTCAATATGGGTTATGGCGCGGTGATCGCATGGATCATCTTTTTCCTGGGGCTTTTCTTCACTCTGATATTGTTCAGGACCTCACGATACTGGGTCTTCTATGCAGGAGGAGGAGAGGAATCATGA